The Sandaracinaceae bacterium genome includes the window CGATCGTGCTCTTCATCGGGCAGGCCCAGGACGTGCCGCCCGAGCTCCAGTAGCCCGCGCTGGTAGACAGCCCGGCCTCACCTCCGCCATCTTCGAACCTATTGGAACGTGGAGGTGTGGTGATGCGATCGATCGCGATCTGGGGGCTGGCCCTCGGGCTCTTCGGGTGCGCCGGTGAAGGCCCCGGCGGGGCGACGTGCGCCGATCAGACCCTCGAGGTCTGTCAGGTGTTCACGGTCGTCAACCAGGAGCGCGCGGCAGAGGGGCTGCCCGCCTACGGGTGGAGCCCCGAGCTGGCGCTGTCGGCGCAGCTTCACGCCGAGGACATGCACGCCAACGACTACTTCAGCCACGAGTCGCAGGACGGACGCAGCTTCGTCGACCGGACGACCGCGGCCGGCTACATGGGCGCGCCGCGCGGCGAGAACATCGCGCGCGGGCAGCGCTCACCCGAGCAGGTGATGGAGAGCTGGATGGGCTCCGACGGCCACCGGCGGAACATCCTCGCGGAGGGCTCGAACGAGATCGGCGTGGGCTTCATCGACTTCCACTGGGTGCAGGTCTTCGGCCGCGGCGCCGAGCCGATGGACTGACCGCTCAGATCACGCCGAGCACGAGCAAGGCGCTGACGATCGACGCGGCCACGAAGAAGATCACGGAGAGCACCAGCGCGACGCCCATCCGCCTTCGGGGCGCGGGCCTCGGCTCGTCGCGCTTGCCGTACTGCCTCTCGAGCTCCTCGAAGTTCGGGATCACGCGGTCGATCGCGGTCGCCGAGTTGTCGTCGATGGCGTCCAC containing:
- a CDS encoding CAP domain-containing protein; its protein translation is MRSIAIWGLALGLFGCAGEGPGGATCADQTLEVCQVFTVVNQERAAEGLPAYGWSPELALSAQLHAEDMHANDYFSHESQDGRSFVDRTTAAGYMGAPRGENIARGQRSPEQVMESWMGSDGHRRNILAEGSNEIGVGFIDFHWVQVFGRGAEPMD